A genomic region of Mustela erminea isolate mMusErm1 chromosome 12, mMusErm1.Pri, whole genome shotgun sequence contains the following coding sequences:
- the DAB2IP gene encoding disabled homolog 2-interacting protein isoform X9: protein MPRLKESRSHESLLSPSNAVEALDLSMEEEVVIKPVHSSILGQDYCFEVTTSSGSKCFSCRSAAERDKWMENLRRAVHPNKDNSRRVEHILKLWVIEAKDLPAKKKYLCELCLDDVLYARTTGKLKTDNVFWGEHFEFHNLPPLRTVTVHLYRETDKKKKKERNSYLGLVSLPAASVAGRQFVEKWYPVVTPNPKGGKGPGPMIRIKARYQTITILPMEMYKEFAEHITNHYLGLCAALEPILSAKTKEEMASALVHILQSTGKVKDFLTDLMMSEVDRCGDNEHLIFRENTLATKAIEEYLKLVGQKYLQDALGEFIKALYESDENCEVDPSKCSAADLPEHQGNLKMCCELAFCKIINSYCVFPRELKEVFASWRQECSSRGRPDISERLISASLFLRFLCPAIMSPSLFNLLQEYPDDRTARTLTLIAKVTQNLANFAKFGSKEEYMSFMNQFLEHEWTNMQRFLLEISNPETVSNTAGFEGYIDLGRELSSLHSLLWEAVSQLEQSIISKLGPLPRILRDVHTALSTPGSGQLPGTNDLASTPGSGSSSISAGLQKMVIESDLSGLIDFTRLPSPTPENKDLFFVTRSSGVQPSPARSSSYSEANEPDLQMANGGKSLSMVDLQDARTLDGEAGSPAGPDALTADGQASASQLVAGWPARAAPASLAGLATVRRAGQTPTTPGTSEGAPGRPQLLAPLSFQNPVYQMAAGLPLSPRGLGDSGSEGHSSLSSHSNSEELAAAAKLGSFSSAAEDLARRPGELARRQMSLTEKGGQPTVPRQNSAGPQRRIDQPPPPPPPPPPAPRGRTPPTLLSTLQYPRPSSGTLASASPDWAGPGARLRQPSSSSKGDSPELKPRAVHKQGPSPVSPNALDRTAAWLLTMNAQLLEDEGLGPDPPHRDRLRSKEELSQAEKDLAVLQDKLRISTKKLEEYETLFKCQEETTQKLVLEYQARLEEGEERLRRQQEDKDIQMKGIISRLMSVEEELKKDHAEMQAAVDSKQKIIDAQEKRIASLDAANARLMSALTQLKERYSMQARNGVSPTNPTKLQITENGEFRNSSHC from the exons ATGCCCAGGCTGAAGGAGTCTCGCTCCCACgagtccctgctcagccccaGCAACGCGGTGGAAGCGCTGGACCTCAgcatggaggaggaggtggtcaTCAAGCCGGTGCACAGCAGCATCCTGGGCCAGGACTACTGCTTCGAG GTGACGACATCGTCGGGAAGCAAGTGCTTCTCCTGCCGATCGGCAGCCGAGCGGGATAAGTGGATGGAGAACCTCCGGCGAGCGGTACACCCCAACAAG GACAACAGCCGGCGTGTGGAGCACATCCTGAAGCTGTGGGTGATTGAGGCCAAGGACCTGCCGGCCAAGAAGAAGTACCTGTGCGAGTTGTGCCTGGACGATGTGCTCTACGCCCGCACCACGGGCAAGCTCAAGACCGACAATGTCTTCTGGGGGGAGCACTTTGAGttccacaacctcccacccctgcgcACTGTCACCGTCCACCTGTACCGGGAGAcggacaagaagaagaagaaggagcgCAACAGTTACCTGGGCCTGGTGAGCCTGCCGGCTGCCTCCGTGGCCGGGCGACAGTTTGTGGAGAAGTGGTACCCGGTGGTGACGCCCAACCCCAAGGGTGGCAAGGGCCCCGGGCCCATGATCCGCATCAAGGCGCGCTACCAGACCATCACCATCCTGCCCATGGAGATGTACAAGGAGTTTGCCGAGCACATCACCAACCACTACCTGGGGCTCTGTGCAGCCCTCGAGCCGATCCTCAGTGCCAAGACCAAGGAGGAGATGGCGTCGGCCCTGGTGCACATTCTGCAGAGTACGGGCAAGGTCAAG GACTTCCTGACCGACCTGATGATGTCAGAGGTGGACCGCTGCGGGGACAACGAACACCTCATCTTCCGGGAGAACACACTGGCCACTAAGGCCATCGAGGAGTACCTCAAGCTGGTGGGCCAGAAGTACCTGCAGGACGCGCTAG GTGAGTTCATCAAAGCGCTGTATGAGTCGGATGAGAACTGCGAAGTAGACCCGAGCAAGTGCTCGGCCGCCGACCTCCCTGAGCACCAGGGCAACCTCAAGATGTGCTGTGAGCTGGCCTTCTGCAAGATCATCAACTCCTACTG TGTCTTCCCACGGGAGCTGAAAGAGGTGTTTGCCTCGTGGCGGCAGGAGTGCAGCAGCCGCGGCCGGCCCGACATCAGCGAGCGGCTCATCAGTGCCTCCCTGTTCCTGCGCTTCCTCTGCCCCGCCATCATGTCACCCTCGCTCTTCAACCTGCTGCAGGAGTACCCTGACGACCGCACCGCCCGCACCCTCACCCTCATCGCCAAGGTCACCCAGAACCTGGCCAACTTCGCCAA GTTTGGCAGCAAGGAGGAGTACATGTCATTCATGAACCAGTTCCTGGAGCACGAGTGGACCAACATGCAGCGCTTCCTGTTGGAGATCTCCAACCCTGAGACCGTCTCCAACACGGCCGGCTTCGAGGGCTACATTGACCTGGGCCGGGAGCTCTCTAGTCTGCACTCGCTGCTCTGGGAGGCCGTCAGCCAGCTGGAGCAG AGCATCATATCCAAACTGGGGCCCCTGCCTCGAATCCTGAGGGATGTCCACACAGCACTGAGCACCCCGGGCAGTGGGCAACTCCCAGGGACCAACGACTTGGCCTCCACTCCTGGCTCTGGCAGTAGCAGCATCTCGGCCGGACTGCAGAAAATGGTGATAGAGAGCGACCTCTCTGG TCTCATAGATTTCACCCGGTTACCGTCTCCAACCCCCGAAAACAAGGACTTGTTTTTTGTCACAAGGTCCTCCGGGGTCCAGCCCTCACCTGCCCGCAGCTCGAGTTACTCGGAAGCCAACGAGCCTGATCTTCAGATGGCCAATGGTGGCAAGAGCCTGTCAATGGTGGACCTCCAAGATGCCCGCACGCTGGACGGGGAGGCGGGCTCCCCGGCGGGCCCCGACGCCCTCACCGCCGATGGGCAGGCGTCGGCATCACAGCTGGTGGCCGGGTGGCCGGCTCGGGCAGCCCCAGCGAGCCTGGCAGGGCTGGCCACGGTGCGGCGGGCAGGCCAGACACCGACCACGCCGGGTACCTCCGAGGGCGCCCCAGGCCGGCCCCAGCTACTGGCGCCACTCTCCTTCCAGAACCCCGTGTACCAGATGGCGGCCGGCCTGCCACTTTCGCCTCGTGGCCTGGGCGACTCGGGCTCCGAGGGCCACAGCTCCTTGAGCTCCCACAGCAACAGTGAGGAGTTGGCAGCTGCTGCCAAGCTGGGAAGTTTCAGCAGCGCCGCTGAGGACCTGGCACGGCGGCCCGGGGAGCTGGCGCGGCGGCAGATGTCACTGACTGAGAAGGGCGGGCAGCCCACGGTGCCGCGGCAGAACAGTGCCGGCCCCCAGCGGAGGATCgaccagccgccgccgccgcccccgccgccaccTCCCGCGCCCCGCGGCCGGACGCCACCCACCCTGCTGAGCACCCTGCAGTACCCGCGGCCCTCGAGTGGAACCCTGGCGTCGGCCTCGCCTGATTGGGCTGGCCCCGGAGCCCGGCTTCGGCAGCCCTCATCCTCGTCCAAGGGTGACAGCCCGGAGCTGAAGCCTCGTGCAGTGCACAAGCAG GGCCCTTCACCCGTGAGCCCCAATGCCCTGGACCGCACAGCCGCTTGGCTCTTGACCATGAACGCGCAGTTGTTAGAAGACGAGGGCCTGGGCCCAGACCCCCCCCACAGGGATAGGCTAAGGAGTAAGGAGGAGCTCAGCCAAGCAGAAAAG GACCTGGCGGTGCTGCAGGACAAGCTGCGAATCTCTACCAAGAAGCTGGAAGAGTATGAGACCCTGTTCAAGTGCCAGGAGGAGACGACGCAGAAGCTGGTGCTGGAGTACCAGGCGCGgctggaggagggtgaggagcGGCTCCGGCGGCAGCAGGAGGACAAGGACATCCAGATGAAGGGCATCATCAGCAG GCTGATGTCAGTGGAGGAGGAGCTGAAGAAGGACCATGCTGAGATGCAAGCAGCGGTAGACTCCAAACAGAAGATCATCGACGCCCAG GAGAAGCGCATCGCCTCGCTGGACGCCGCCAACGCCCGCCTCATGAGCGCCCTGACGCAGCTGAAAGAGAGGTACAGCATGCAAGCCCGTAACGGCgtctcccccaccaaccccaccaAATTGCAGATTACCGAGAACGGCGAGTTCCGAAACAGCAGCCACTGTTAA
- the DAB2IP gene encoding disabled homolog 2-interacting protein isoform X4: protein MPRLKESRSHESLLSPSNAVEALDLSMEEEVVIKPVHSSILGQDYCFEVTTSSGSKCFSCRSAAERDKWMENLRRAVHPNKDNSRRVEHILKLWVIEAKDLPAKKKYLCELCLDDVLYARTTGKLKTDNVFWGEHFEFHNLPPLRTVTVHLYRETDKKKKKERNSYLGLVSLPAASVAGRQFVEKWYPVVTPNPKGGKGPGPMIRIKARYQTITILPMEMYKEFAEHITNHYLGLCAALEPILSAKTKEEMASALVHILQSTGKVKDFLTDLMMSEVDRCGDNEHLIFRENTLATKAIEEYLKLVGQKYLQDALGEFIKALYESDENCEVDPSKCSAADLPEHQGNLKMCCELAFCKIINSYCVFPRELKEVFASWRQECSSRGRPDISERLISASLFLRFLCPAIMSPSLFNLLQEYPDDRTARTLTLIAKVTQNLANFAKFGSKEEYMSFMNQFLEHEWTNMQRFLLEISNPETVSNTAGFEGYIDLGRELSSLHSLLWEAVSQLEQSIISKLGPLPRILRDVHTALSTPGSGQLPGTNDLASTPGSGSSSISAGLQKMVIESDLSGLIDFTRLPSPTPENKDLFFVTRSSGVQPSPARSSSYSEANEPDLQMANGGKSLSMVDLQDARTLDGEAGSPAGPDALTADGQASASQLVAGWPARAAPASLAGLATVRRAGQTPTTPGTSEGAPGRPQLLAPLSFQNPVYQMAAGLPLSPRGLGDSGSEGHSSLSSHSNSEELAAAAKLGSFSSAAEDLARRPGELARRQMSLTEKGGQPTVPRQNSAGPQRRIDQPPPPPPPPPPAPRGRTPPTLLSTLQYPRPSSGTLASASPDWAGPGARLRQPSSSSKGDSPELKPRAVHKQGPSPVSPNALDRTAAWLLTMNAQLLEDEGLGPDPPHRDRLRSKEELSQAEKDLAVLQDKLRISTKKLEEYETLFKCQEETTQKLVLEYQARLEEGEERLRRQQEDKDIQMKGIISRLMSVEEELKKDHAEMQAAVDSKQKIIDAQEKRIASLDAANARLMSALTQLKESMH, encoded by the exons ATGCCCAGGCTGAAGGAGTCTCGCTCCCACgagtccctgctcagccccaGCAACGCGGTGGAAGCGCTGGACCTCAgcatggaggaggaggtggtcaTCAAGCCGGTGCACAGCAGCATCCTGGGCCAGGACTACTGCTTCGAG GTGACGACATCGTCGGGAAGCAAGTGCTTCTCCTGCCGATCGGCAGCCGAGCGGGATAAGTGGATGGAGAACCTCCGGCGAGCGGTACACCCCAACAAG GACAACAGCCGGCGTGTGGAGCACATCCTGAAGCTGTGGGTGATTGAGGCCAAGGACCTGCCGGCCAAGAAGAAGTACCTGTGCGAGTTGTGCCTGGACGATGTGCTCTACGCCCGCACCACGGGCAAGCTCAAGACCGACAATGTCTTCTGGGGGGAGCACTTTGAGttccacaacctcccacccctgcgcACTGTCACCGTCCACCTGTACCGGGAGAcggacaagaagaagaagaaggagcgCAACAGTTACCTGGGCCTGGTGAGCCTGCCGGCTGCCTCCGTGGCCGGGCGACAGTTTGTGGAGAAGTGGTACCCGGTGGTGACGCCCAACCCCAAGGGTGGCAAGGGCCCCGGGCCCATGATCCGCATCAAGGCGCGCTACCAGACCATCACCATCCTGCCCATGGAGATGTACAAGGAGTTTGCCGAGCACATCACCAACCACTACCTGGGGCTCTGTGCAGCCCTCGAGCCGATCCTCAGTGCCAAGACCAAGGAGGAGATGGCGTCGGCCCTGGTGCACATTCTGCAGAGTACGGGCAAGGTCAAG GACTTCCTGACCGACCTGATGATGTCAGAGGTGGACCGCTGCGGGGACAACGAACACCTCATCTTCCGGGAGAACACACTGGCCACTAAGGCCATCGAGGAGTACCTCAAGCTGGTGGGCCAGAAGTACCTGCAGGACGCGCTAG GTGAGTTCATCAAAGCGCTGTATGAGTCGGATGAGAACTGCGAAGTAGACCCGAGCAAGTGCTCGGCCGCCGACCTCCCTGAGCACCAGGGCAACCTCAAGATGTGCTGTGAGCTGGCCTTCTGCAAGATCATCAACTCCTACTG TGTCTTCCCACGGGAGCTGAAAGAGGTGTTTGCCTCGTGGCGGCAGGAGTGCAGCAGCCGCGGCCGGCCCGACATCAGCGAGCGGCTCATCAGTGCCTCCCTGTTCCTGCGCTTCCTCTGCCCCGCCATCATGTCACCCTCGCTCTTCAACCTGCTGCAGGAGTACCCTGACGACCGCACCGCCCGCACCCTCACCCTCATCGCCAAGGTCACCCAGAACCTGGCCAACTTCGCCAA GTTTGGCAGCAAGGAGGAGTACATGTCATTCATGAACCAGTTCCTGGAGCACGAGTGGACCAACATGCAGCGCTTCCTGTTGGAGATCTCCAACCCTGAGACCGTCTCCAACACGGCCGGCTTCGAGGGCTACATTGACCTGGGCCGGGAGCTCTCTAGTCTGCACTCGCTGCTCTGGGAGGCCGTCAGCCAGCTGGAGCAG AGCATCATATCCAAACTGGGGCCCCTGCCTCGAATCCTGAGGGATGTCCACACAGCACTGAGCACCCCGGGCAGTGGGCAACTCCCAGGGACCAACGACTTGGCCTCCACTCCTGGCTCTGGCAGTAGCAGCATCTCGGCCGGACTGCAGAAAATGGTGATAGAGAGCGACCTCTCTGG TCTCATAGATTTCACCCGGTTACCGTCTCCAACCCCCGAAAACAAGGACTTGTTTTTTGTCACAAGGTCCTCCGGGGTCCAGCCCTCACCTGCCCGCAGCTCGAGTTACTCGGAAGCCAACGAGCCTGATCTTCAGATGGCCAATGGTGGCAAGAGCCTGTCAATGGTGGACCTCCAAGATGCCCGCACGCTGGACGGGGAGGCGGGCTCCCCGGCGGGCCCCGACGCCCTCACCGCCGATGGGCAGGCGTCGGCATCACAGCTGGTGGCCGGGTGGCCGGCTCGGGCAGCCCCAGCGAGCCTGGCAGGGCTGGCCACGGTGCGGCGGGCAGGCCAGACACCGACCACGCCGGGTACCTCCGAGGGCGCCCCAGGCCGGCCCCAGCTACTGGCGCCACTCTCCTTCCAGAACCCCGTGTACCAGATGGCGGCCGGCCTGCCACTTTCGCCTCGTGGCCTGGGCGACTCGGGCTCCGAGGGCCACAGCTCCTTGAGCTCCCACAGCAACAGTGAGGAGTTGGCAGCTGCTGCCAAGCTGGGAAGTTTCAGCAGCGCCGCTGAGGACCTGGCACGGCGGCCCGGGGAGCTGGCGCGGCGGCAGATGTCACTGACTGAGAAGGGCGGGCAGCCCACGGTGCCGCGGCAGAACAGTGCCGGCCCCCAGCGGAGGATCgaccagccgccgccgccgcccccgccgccaccTCCCGCGCCCCGCGGCCGGACGCCACCCACCCTGCTGAGCACCCTGCAGTACCCGCGGCCCTCGAGTGGAACCCTGGCGTCGGCCTCGCCTGATTGGGCTGGCCCCGGAGCCCGGCTTCGGCAGCCCTCATCCTCGTCCAAGGGTGACAGCCCGGAGCTGAAGCCTCGTGCAGTGCACAAGCAG GGCCCTTCACCCGTGAGCCCCAATGCCCTGGACCGCACAGCCGCTTGGCTCTTGACCATGAACGCGCAGTTGTTAGAAGACGAGGGCCTGGGCCCAGACCCCCCCCACAGGGATAGGCTAAGGAGTAAGGAGGAGCTCAGCCAAGCAGAAAAG GACCTGGCGGTGCTGCAGGACAAGCTGCGAATCTCTACCAAGAAGCTGGAAGAGTATGAGACCCTGTTCAAGTGCCAGGAGGAGACGACGCAGAAGCTGGTGCTGGAGTACCAGGCGCGgctggaggagggtgaggagcGGCTCCGGCGGCAGCAGGAGGACAAGGACATCCAGATGAAGGGCATCATCAGCAG GCTGATGTCAGTGGAGGAGGAGCTGAAGAAGGACCATGCTGAGATGCAAGCAGCGGTAGACTCCAAACAGAAGATCATCGACGCCCAG GAGAAGCGCATCGCCTCGCTGGACGCCGCCAACGCCCGCCTCATGAGCGCCCTGACGCAGCTGAAAGAGAG taTGCATTAG
- the DAB2IP gene encoding disabled homolog 2-interacting protein isoform X5 gives MEPDSLLDQDDSYESPQERPGSRRSLPGSLSEKSPSMEPSAATPFRVTGFLSRRLKGSIKRTKSQPKLDRNHSFRHILPGFRSAAAATAAAAADNERSHLMPRLKESRSHESLLSPSNAVEALDLSMEEEVVIKPVHSSILGQDYCFEVTTSSGSKCFSCRSAAERDKWMENLRRAVHPNKDNSRRVEHILKLWVIEAKDLPAKKKYLCELCLDDVLYARTTGKLKTDNVFWGEHFEFHNLPPLRTVTVHLYRETDKKKKKERNSYLGLVSLPAASVAGRQFVEKWYPVVTPNPKGGKGPGPMIRIKARYQTITILPMEMYKEFAEHITNHYLGLCAALEPILSAKTKEEMASALVHILQSTGKVKDFLTDLMMSEVDRCGDNEHLIFRENTLATKAIEEYLKLVGQKYLQDALGEFIKALYESDENCEVDPSKCSAADLPEHQGNLKMCCELAFCKIINSYCVFPRELKEVFASWRQECSSRGRPDISERLISASLFLRFLCPAIMSPSLFNLLQEYPDDRTARTLTLIAKVTQNLANFAKFGSKEEYMSFMNQFLEHEWTNMQRFLLEISNPETVSNTAGFEGYIDLGRELSSLHSLLWEAVSQLEQSIISKLGPLPRILRDVHTALSTPGSGQLPGTNDLASTPGSGSSSISAGLQKMVIESDLSGLIDFTRLPSPTPENKDLFFVTRSSGVQPSPARSSSYSEANEPDLQMANGGKSLSMVDLQDARTLDGEAGSPAGPDALTADGQASASQLVAGWPARAAPASLAGLATVRRAGQTPTTPGTSEGAPGRPQLLAPLSFQNPVYQMAAGLPLSPRGLGDSGSEGHSSLSSHSNSEELAAAAKLGSFSSAAEDLARRPGELARRQMSLTEKGGQPTVPRQNSAGPQRRIDQPPPPPPPPPPAPRGRTPPTLLSTLQYPRPSSGTLASASPDWAGPGARLRQPSSSSKGDSPELKPRAVHKQGPSPVSPNALDRTAAWLLTMNAQLLEDEGLGPDPPHRDRLRSKEELSQAEKDLAVLQDKLRISTKKLEEYETLFKCQEETTQKLVLEYQARLEEGEERLRRQQEDKDIQMKGIISRLMSVEEELKKDHAEMQAAVDSKQKIIDAQEKRIASLDAANARLMSALTQLKERYSMQARNGVSPTNPTKLQITENGEFRNSSHC, from the exons GTCCCATCTGATGCCCAGGCTGAAGGAGTCTCGCTCCCACgagtccctgctcagccccaGCAACGCGGTGGAAGCGCTGGACCTCAgcatggaggaggaggtggtcaTCAAGCCGGTGCACAGCAGCATCCTGGGCCAGGACTACTGCTTCGAG GTGACGACATCGTCGGGAAGCAAGTGCTTCTCCTGCCGATCGGCAGCCGAGCGGGATAAGTGGATGGAGAACCTCCGGCGAGCGGTACACCCCAACAAG GACAACAGCCGGCGTGTGGAGCACATCCTGAAGCTGTGGGTGATTGAGGCCAAGGACCTGCCGGCCAAGAAGAAGTACCTGTGCGAGTTGTGCCTGGACGATGTGCTCTACGCCCGCACCACGGGCAAGCTCAAGACCGACAATGTCTTCTGGGGGGAGCACTTTGAGttccacaacctcccacccctgcgcACTGTCACCGTCCACCTGTACCGGGAGAcggacaagaagaagaagaaggagcgCAACAGTTACCTGGGCCTGGTGAGCCTGCCGGCTGCCTCCGTGGCCGGGCGACAGTTTGTGGAGAAGTGGTACCCGGTGGTGACGCCCAACCCCAAGGGTGGCAAGGGCCCCGGGCCCATGATCCGCATCAAGGCGCGCTACCAGACCATCACCATCCTGCCCATGGAGATGTACAAGGAGTTTGCCGAGCACATCACCAACCACTACCTGGGGCTCTGTGCAGCCCTCGAGCCGATCCTCAGTGCCAAGACCAAGGAGGAGATGGCGTCGGCCCTGGTGCACATTCTGCAGAGTACGGGCAAGGTCAAG GACTTCCTGACCGACCTGATGATGTCAGAGGTGGACCGCTGCGGGGACAACGAACACCTCATCTTCCGGGAGAACACACTGGCCACTAAGGCCATCGAGGAGTACCTCAAGCTGGTGGGCCAGAAGTACCTGCAGGACGCGCTAG GTGAGTTCATCAAAGCGCTGTATGAGTCGGATGAGAACTGCGAAGTAGACCCGAGCAAGTGCTCGGCCGCCGACCTCCCTGAGCACCAGGGCAACCTCAAGATGTGCTGTGAGCTGGCCTTCTGCAAGATCATCAACTCCTACTG TGTCTTCCCACGGGAGCTGAAAGAGGTGTTTGCCTCGTGGCGGCAGGAGTGCAGCAGCCGCGGCCGGCCCGACATCAGCGAGCGGCTCATCAGTGCCTCCCTGTTCCTGCGCTTCCTCTGCCCCGCCATCATGTCACCCTCGCTCTTCAACCTGCTGCAGGAGTACCCTGACGACCGCACCGCCCGCACCCTCACCCTCATCGCCAAGGTCACCCAGAACCTGGCCAACTTCGCCAA GTTTGGCAGCAAGGAGGAGTACATGTCATTCATGAACCAGTTCCTGGAGCACGAGTGGACCAACATGCAGCGCTTCCTGTTGGAGATCTCCAACCCTGAGACCGTCTCCAACACGGCCGGCTTCGAGGGCTACATTGACCTGGGCCGGGAGCTCTCTAGTCTGCACTCGCTGCTCTGGGAGGCCGTCAGCCAGCTGGAGCAG AGCATCATATCCAAACTGGGGCCCCTGCCTCGAATCCTGAGGGATGTCCACACAGCACTGAGCACCCCGGGCAGTGGGCAACTCCCAGGGACCAACGACTTGGCCTCCACTCCTGGCTCTGGCAGTAGCAGCATCTCGGCCGGACTGCAGAAAATGGTGATAGAGAGCGACCTCTCTGG TCTCATAGATTTCACCCGGTTACCGTCTCCAACCCCCGAAAACAAGGACTTGTTTTTTGTCACAAGGTCCTCCGGGGTCCAGCCCTCACCTGCCCGCAGCTCGAGTTACTCGGAAGCCAACGAGCCTGATCTTCAGATGGCCAATGGTGGCAAGAGCCTGTCAATGGTGGACCTCCAAGATGCCCGCACGCTGGACGGGGAGGCGGGCTCCCCGGCGGGCCCCGACGCCCTCACCGCCGATGGGCAGGCGTCGGCATCACAGCTGGTGGCCGGGTGGCCGGCTCGGGCAGCCCCAGCGAGCCTGGCAGGGCTGGCCACGGTGCGGCGGGCAGGCCAGACACCGACCACGCCGGGTACCTCCGAGGGCGCCCCAGGCCGGCCCCAGCTACTGGCGCCACTCTCCTTCCAGAACCCCGTGTACCAGATGGCGGCCGGCCTGCCACTTTCGCCTCGTGGCCTGGGCGACTCGGGCTCCGAGGGCCACAGCTCCTTGAGCTCCCACAGCAACAGTGAGGAGTTGGCAGCTGCTGCCAAGCTGGGAAGTTTCAGCAGCGCCGCTGAGGACCTGGCACGGCGGCCCGGGGAGCTGGCGCGGCGGCAGATGTCACTGACTGAGAAGGGCGGGCAGCCCACGGTGCCGCGGCAGAACAGTGCCGGCCCCCAGCGGAGGATCgaccagccgccgccgccgcccccgccgccaccTCCCGCGCCCCGCGGCCGGACGCCACCCACCCTGCTGAGCACCCTGCAGTACCCGCGGCCCTCGAGTGGAACCCTGGCGTCGGCCTCGCCTGATTGGGCTGGCCCCGGAGCCCGGCTTCGGCAGCCCTCATCCTCGTCCAAGGGTGACAGCCCGGAGCTGAAGCCTCGTGCAGTGCACAAGCAG GGCCCTTCACCCGTGAGCCCCAATGCCCTGGACCGCACAGCCGCTTGGCTCTTGACCATGAACGCGCAGTTGTTAGAAGACGAGGGCCTGGGCCCAGACCCCCCCCACAGGGATAGGCTAAGGAGTAAGGAGGAGCTCAGCCAAGCAGAAAAG GACCTGGCGGTGCTGCAGGACAAGCTGCGAATCTCTACCAAGAAGCTGGAAGAGTATGAGACCCTGTTCAAGTGCCAGGAGGAGACGACGCAGAAGCTGGTGCTGGAGTACCAGGCGCGgctggaggagggtgaggagcGGCTCCGGCGGCAGCAGGAGGACAAGGACATCCAGATGAAGGGCATCATCAGCAG GCTGATGTCAGTGGAGGAGGAGCTGAAGAAGGACCATGCTGAGATGCAAGCAGCGGTAGACTCCAAACAGAAGATCATCGACGCCCAG GAGAAGCGCATCGCCTCGCTGGACGCCGCCAACGCCCGCCTCATGAGCGCCCTGACGCAGCTGAAAGAGAGGTACAGCATGCAAGCCCGTAACGGCgtctcccccaccaaccccaccaAATTGCAGATTACCGAGAACGGCGAGTTCCGAAACAGCAGCCACTGTTAA